Proteins from a genomic interval of Leeia speluncae:
- a CDS encoding histidine phosphatase family protein: MPFTLIRHPKCVHAEGICYGHLDLPADSLYLKQHLPQLLAALPSDFLLMSSPSSRCQKLAEEIAREKSVSISTSELLRELYFGYWEGRAWESISVEELDAWAQDIWGYCPGDGESASSLKDRCLQFLAWMQQQPITKDIVVISHAGFIRMCLSLLGKISPDEQWTYPIAYMHPYLIEEFV, encoded by the coding sequence ATGCCTTTCACGTTAATTCGTCATCCAAAATGCGTACATGCAGAAGGCATTTGCTATGGCCATCTAGATTTACCTGCAGATTCACTATATCTAAAGCAGCATCTTCCGCAGTTGTTAGCTGCACTTCCATCTGACTTCCTATTAATGTCTAGTCCCTCTAGTCGATGCCAAAAATTGGCAGAAGAAATTGCTAGGGAAAAGAGTGTTTCTATCTCCACGTCAGAACTGCTGAGAGAATTATATTTTGGATATTGGGAAGGACGTGCTTGGGAGAGCATTTCTGTGGAGGAATTAGATGCATGGGCACAAGATATTTGGGGCTATTGTCCGGGTGATGGGGAATCAGCCTCTTCATTAAAAGACCGATGCCTTCAGTTCCTTGCTTGGATGCAGCAGCAGCCAATAACAAAAGATATTGTCGTGATTTCTCATGCTGGGTTTATTCGCATGTGCCTTTCTTTGCTTGGGAAAATTTCACCGGACGAGCAATGGACTTATCCCATTGCTTACATGCATCCCTATCTCATAGAAGAATTCGTTTAA
- a CDS encoding ABC transporter ATP-binding protein, which translates to MASVNLNITCENLSLIQHQRCLLRSLNLTFHEGEAWMILGENGVGKSTLLSVLAGWQASAFGVVKLADQVLHQINGKDRAKTLAWLPQQDEYPFPETVMERVLSGRHPYQSKWHLDSEFDYAIATDALKKLDLLPLKNQDLSTLSGGERRRTSLAAILSQQTKWLLLDEPMSQLDIRHQQQLISIFRACRENGQSIIAVGHEPNHAQAFASHVLLIGTDGSWQAGSVEEVLTAANLSKIYHTEIEAWEKNGERRFVPCLSR; encoded by the coding sequence ATGGCATCAGTAAACTTGAATATTACCTGTGAAAATTTGTCTCTGATTCAGCATCAACGCTGTTTACTGCGATCTCTAAACCTTACCTTTCATGAGGGTGAGGCATGGATGATATTAGGCGAAAATGGTGTTGGCAAAAGCACCCTGCTATCTGTTTTAGCTGGTTGGCAAGCATCTGCATTTGGGGTCGTTAAGTTAGCTGACCAAGTTTTGCATCAAATAAATGGCAAAGATCGGGCAAAAACGTTAGCGTGGCTTCCGCAACAAGATGAATACCCATTTCCTGAAACGGTGATGGAGAGAGTGCTTTCAGGCCGTCACCCATACCAGTCTAAATGGCATCTTGATTCTGAGTTTGATTATGCAATTGCAACGGATGCATTAAAAAAGCTAGACCTTCTCCCTCTCAAAAATCAGGATTTATCGACCCTTTCTGGCGGCGAACGTCGGCGCACCTCCTTAGCCGCGATACTTTCACAGCAAACGAAATGGTTGTTGCTAGATGAACCGATGTCTCAGCTAGATATTCGTCATCAACAACAATTGATTTCCATTTTTCGAGCGTGTCGCGAAAATGGTCAGTCCATCATCGCGGTTGGCCATGAGCCCAATCATGCGCAAGCGTTTGCTAGCCATGTCTTACTCATTGGGACAGATGGTAGTTGGCAAGCGGGCTCCGTCGAAGAGGTTTTAACCGCGGCCAATTTGAGTAAGATTTATCATACCGAGATTGAGGCTTGGGAAAAAAATGGTGAGAGGCGTTTTGTTCCATGCCTTTCACGTTAA
- a CDS encoding FecCD family ABC transporter permease yields MSLSRRLFWLLTLSLCWLVAAAISLTVGSSGLWSWWDTSSTNEMTSMMLALRMPRTLAALGVGALLAIAGCMQQVLLRNPQADPYILGTAGAAGVGALLGMLFQFPNALIPWLAGLGALISIFCVFALAGQDRSSAQTKVLLTGIALSSFCVAITSLLLSLAPDDRLRGMIFWLLGDISGAEGGKSLAVALILIMVVWPFSRDLNRLSSGVMQAHSLGINLQKLRYFLYVIVAMATAVAVITAGAVGFVGLIIPHALRMLIGHDHRYLIPASALAGGTLLVLADTLGRTIIAPQQIPVGVITALIGVPVFLWMLRKKWHQ; encoded by the coding sequence ATGAGCCTCTCCCGTCGTTTATTCTGGCTGTTGACGCTAAGCCTGTGTTGGTTGGTTGCTGCTGCGATTAGCTTAACGGTAGGCAGTAGTGGTTTGTGGTCATGGTGGGACACATCATCCACTAATGAAATGACCTCAATGATGCTGGCGCTTCGGATGCCTAGAACGCTGGCGGCACTTGGCGTGGGGGCGCTATTAGCTATTGCTGGTTGCATGCAGCAAGTGCTATTGAGAAACCCTCAGGCAGACCCTTATATTTTAGGGACAGCTGGTGCTGCTGGAGTTGGGGCATTGCTTGGTATGCTATTCCAGTTTCCAAATGCGCTAATTCCTTGGTTAGCCGGGCTGGGGGCGTTAATTAGTATTTTTTGCGTATTTGCATTAGCGGGGCAAGATCGAAGCAGTGCGCAAACCAAAGTCCTACTGACAGGAATTGCGTTGTCCTCTTTCTGTGTGGCCATCACTTCTTTGTTATTGAGTTTGGCGCCCGATGATCGTTTACGCGGGATGATCTTTTGGTTGCTGGGGGATATCTCTGGCGCAGAGGGTGGCAAAAGTTTGGCCGTTGCTTTGATTTTGATAATGGTCGTTTGGCCATTCTCAAGAGATTTAAACAGACTCTCTTCGGGCGTCATGCAAGCCCATTCCCTTGGGATCAACCTACAAAAACTCCGTTATTTTTTATATGTCATTGTGGCGATGGCAACTGCTGTTGCCGTCATTACTGCTGGTGCTGTTGGCTTTGTTGGGCTAATTATTCCTCACGCCCTTCGGATGCTTATCGGGCATGATCACCGATACCTCATTCCTGCGAGTGCATTGGCTGGTGGAACATTGCTGGTCTTGGCGGATACATTGGGTCGTACCATCATTGCGCCACAACAAATCCCTGTCGGGGTAATTACGGCCTTAATTGGTGTGCCGGTGTTTCTTTGGATGCTGAGAAAAAAATGGCATCAGTAA
- a CDS encoding cobalamin-binding protein: MVIRILTLLLCFWASVARAQVSVVDGVGNQVVLKSPAKRVVTLAPHLTEHLFAIGAGTTIVGTVDYSDFPAEANQIPRVGGYSGWDLERITALKPDLILAWYSGNPNNQLEQLKKLGVPIFFDHAKVLKDIPTVMKKLGVLTGQEANATQLANHFSSQLLQLTNRYQLAKKVRVFYQVWQKPLMTINDLQIISDAIRLCGGVNVFGSAPSLVPTIDEEAVIFKKPELIATSGGEEANVLDRWKKWSVIPAVANHHLEVLPKDILVRLGPRMLAGTESMCQAIERARK, from the coding sequence GTGGTAATTCGGATTCTCACTCTTCTCCTGTGCTTTTGGGCGTCTGTTGCCAGGGCTCAGGTTTCAGTGGTCGATGGTGTTGGCAACCAAGTGGTGCTTAAGTCGCCTGCTAAAAGGGTGGTCACGCTGGCACCACACTTAACCGAGCATCTGTTTGCAATCGGTGCAGGTACCACTATCGTGGGTACGGTGGATTATAGTGATTTTCCAGCCGAGGCTAATCAAATCCCCAGGGTGGGCGGATATTCTGGGTGGGATCTTGAAAGAATTACCGCCCTTAAACCAGATCTTATCTTGGCTTGGTATTCTGGGAACCCGAATAACCAACTCGAACAACTAAAGAAATTAGGGGTTCCGATCTTTTTTGATCATGCGAAGGTCTTAAAAGACATCCCTACCGTGATGAAAAAGTTAGGCGTGCTAACTGGGCAAGAGGCTAACGCGACACAGCTCGCAAATCACTTCTCTAGCCAACTCCTCCAATTAACTAATCGCTATCAACTTGCCAAAAAAGTGCGAGTTTTTTATCAGGTTTGGCAAAAGCCACTTATGACGATTAATGATCTGCAAATCATTTCAGATGCGATTCGTTTATGTGGCGGGGTGAATGTATTTGGCTCTGCGCCAAGCTTAGTGCCAACAATTGACGAAGAGGCCGTCATTTTTAAAAAACCGGAGCTCATTGCCACGAGTGGCGGTGAGGAGGCGAATGTTCTGGATCGCTGGAAAAAATGGTCTGTGATCCCCGCTGTAGCAAACCATCATTTAGAGGTGTTGCCAAAAGATATTTTAGTGCGCTTAGGACCTAGAATGCTCGCGGGAACGGAGTCGATGTGCCAAGCTATCGAGCGAGCGAGGAAATGA
- the cobO gene encoding cob(I)yrinic acid a,c-diamide adenosyltransferase, which produces MSVEQLDAEKAARYAARMARKKAIIDKKIASADQDTGLLLVLTGNGKGKSSSAFGMVARALGHGLNVGVVQFIKGRTDTGEEAFLSKQAGVEWHVMGDGFTWETQNLAQDKAKAEAAWELAKKMLQSDQYDLVVLDELTYCIQYGFLDAQVVRSDLLSRPEMQHVVVTGRGAQPILIEIADTVTEMSAEKHAYEAGIRAQKGVEW; this is translated from the coding sequence ATGTCCGTTGAACAGTTGGATGCCGAGAAAGCTGCAAGATACGCCGCCAGAATGGCACGCAAAAAAGCAATTATCGATAAGAAGATTGCAAGTGCAGATCAAGACACTGGGCTTTTGCTGGTATTAACTGGCAATGGAAAAGGGAAGTCCTCTTCCGCTTTTGGCATGGTGGCAAGAGCACTTGGTCATGGGTTAAACGTTGGCGTTGTCCAATTTATTAAAGGTAGAACCGATACCGGAGAAGAAGCGTTTCTCTCTAAGCAAGCTGGTGTGGAATGGCATGTGATGGGGGATGGGTTTACATGGGAAACACAAAACTTAGCCCAGGATAAAGCCAAGGCCGAAGCAGCTTGGGAACTTGCAAAAAAAATGCTGCAAAGTGATCAATATGATTTGGTTGTTTTGGATGAACTCACATATTGCATTCAATATGGTTTCTTAGACGCGCAGGTTGTTCGGTCTGATTTGCTCAGTCGTCCAGAAATGCAGCATGTAGTGGTCACAGGGCGCGGCGCACAACCTATCTTGATAGAGATTGCTGATACTGTCACTGAAATGTCTGCCGAGAAACATGCGTATGAGGCAGGTATTCGCGCCCAAAAAGGTGTGGAGTGGTAA
- the cobT gene encoding nicotinate-nucleotide--dimethylbenzimidazole phosphoribosyltransferase, translated as MNWIFERAKPFSQDAKMSALRRQLQLTKPQGSLGELESLVVHLAGLQGVDRPHIRAPWVTIFAADHGIATEGVSAYPQEVTFQMVANFAAGGAAASVLAKQHNARFEIVDVGVIGDTSVFPSVFVQKVAAGTQNCLHHAAMTDLQLKQAMKAGAEAAARAQAGYADLFIAGEMGIGNTTIASALLAALANVPIEQVTGAGTGISSEKIAYKQSVIQKILSCHSHSLSVTEKLAAMGGFEVVAMAGAYIRAAQLGMPILVDGFISSVAALYACNINHSVREWLFFGHLSDERAHQLVLDLMGAKPMLALNMRLGEASGALMALPILRLACELHEQMATFAEAGVANKET; from the coding sequence ATGAACTGGATTTTTGAGCGGGCAAAGCCGTTTAGCCAAGATGCGAAAATGAGTGCCTTGCGTCGTCAGCTGCAATTGACTAAACCGCAAGGTTCACTTGGTGAGCTTGAAAGTCTGGTTGTCCACTTGGCGGGGTTACAAGGTGTAGATCGGCCACATATTCGAGCACCTTGGGTCACCATTTTTGCTGCGGACCATGGCATTGCAACAGAAGGCGTTTCTGCTTATCCGCAGGAAGTGACTTTTCAAATGGTGGCTAACTTTGCTGCAGGCGGTGCCGCAGCGAGTGTTTTAGCGAAGCAGCATAATGCAAGATTTGAAATTGTCGATGTCGGCGTGATTGGCGATACTTCCGTGTTTCCGAGTGTATTTGTACAAAAAGTGGCTGCGGGTACGCAAAATTGTTTACATCATGCCGCGATGACAGATTTGCAATTGAAGCAGGCGATGAAAGCTGGGGCAGAAGCTGCTGCGCGTGCTCAGGCAGGTTATGCCGATTTGTTTATTGCCGGTGAAATGGGGATTGGCAATACAACCATTGCGAGCGCGCTTCTTGCTGCGCTAGCAAACGTACCTATCGAACAAGTAACAGGTGCAGGAACGGGTATTTCTTCAGAAAAAATTGCATATAAGCAATCAGTCATTCAGAAGATTCTTTCGTGCCATTCACACTCTCTATCAGTGACGGAAAAACTGGCTGCGATGGGAGGGTTTGAGGTTGTCGCAATGGCAGGCGCGTATATTCGCGCCGCTCAATTGGGGATGCCTATTCTTGTCGATGGATTTATTAGTTCAGTGGCAGCGCTTTACGCCTGTAATATCAATCATTCTGTTAGAGAGTGGCTGTTTTTTGGGCATTTGTCAGATGAGCGAGCTCATCAATTAGTCCTAGATCTAATGGGGGCTAAGCCAATGTTGGCTCTCAATATGCGTTTAGGCGAGGCAAGTGGTGCCTTAATGGCATTGCCAATTCTTCGATTGGCGTGTGAATTACATGAACAGATGGCGACTTTTGCAGAGGCCGGTGTTGCGAATAAGGAAACATAG
- the cobU gene encoding bifunctional adenosylcobinamide kinase/adenosylcobinamide-phosphate guanylyltransferase, translating to MSSTLILGGRRSGKSRRAQALAEAYSDVVYIATATAWDEEMVERIAHHQSDRPSSWKTVESPLLLAETLLEYDHSGRCLLVDCLTLWQTNLLLLDNPQLMRQEVKALQALLPKLSAEVLLVSNEVGWSIVPENALARQFADEVGRLHQQLAACCNRVELVVAGIPVTIKAEEK from the coding sequence ATGTCCTCTACACTCATCCTTGGTGGTCGCCGAAGTGGGAAAAGTCGGCGCGCGCAAGCGCTGGCTGAAGCTTATTCCGATGTGGTGTATATTGCCACGGCGACGGCTTGGGATGAGGAGATGGTGGAGCGAATTGCTCACCATCAATCAGATAGGCCAAGTAGTTGGAAAACGGTTGAGTCTCCCTTGTTGTTAGCGGAAACCCTGCTTGAGTATGATCACTCAGGGCGATGCTTGCTAGTCGATTGTTTAACGCTCTGGCAAACTAATTTACTGCTATTGGATAATCCTCAGTTAATGCGGCAAGAAGTGAAGGCTTTGCAAGCGCTCTTGCCTAAGCTGAGCGCAGAAGTATTGTTGGTGAGTAATGAGGTGGGGTGGAGTATTGTCCCTGAAAATGCGCTTGCGAGGCAGTTTGCTGATGAAGTTGGCCGTTTGCACCAGCAATTGGCAGCTTGTTGCAATCGGGTAGAATTAGTTGTCGCTGGTATCCCTGTAACGATTAAAGCAGAAGAAAAGTAG